From Mucilaginibacter inviolabilis, a single genomic window includes:
- a CDS encoding protein-L-isoaspartate(D-aspartate) O-methyltransferase, translating into MAYKYIDNYREKGARKRLTDILRKKGIQDEEVLLAISKVPRHYFFDETFWNQAYSDIAFPIGEGQTISQPYTVAYQTELLHIRKGDKVLEIGTGSGYQTCILMELGAKVYTIERQEKLYERTRFILPEKMGYKPNFFCGDGSIGIAKHAPYDKIIVTAGAPTVPDVLLKQLKIGGILVIPVGDEETQKMVTILKVAENDYEKIVLDTFRFVPLVGDKAW; encoded by the coding sequence ATGGCTTATAAGTATATTGATAATTACCGCGAAAAAGGCGCCCGTAAACGATTGACTGACATCCTGCGAAAAAAAGGTATCCAGGATGAAGAAGTGTTGCTGGCCATAAGCAAAGTACCGCGCCACTATTTTTTTGATGAAACTTTCTGGAACCAGGCCTACAGCGATATCGCTTTTCCGATAGGCGAGGGGCAAACCATATCGCAGCCTTATACTGTTGCTTACCAAACCGAGTTGTTGCACATTCGCAAAGGGGATAAAGTACTGGAGATTGGCACAGGCTCGGGCTATCAGACTTGTATATTAATGGAGCTCGGCGCTAAAGTTTATACCATTGAGCGCCAGGAGAAACTGTATGAGCGTACCCGGTTTATCCTGCCCGAAAAAATGGGTTACAAGCCTAACTTTTTTTGCGGTGATGGCTCCATTGGCATAGCTAAACATGCACCTTATGATAAGATTATCGTAACTGCCGGTGCGCCAACTGTACCGGATGTGCTGCTGAAACAACTCAAAATAGGTGGTATCCTGGTAATTCCGGTAGGCGACGAAGAAACCCAGAAAATGGTAACTATACTCAAAGTTGCTGAAAATGACTACGAAAAAATTGTGTTGGATACCTTCAGGTTTGTGCCGTTGGTAGGGGATAAAGCGTGGTAG
- the smpB gene encoding SsrA-binding protein SmpB, with product MTTQDKIYIKNKKAYFEYHILDKYVAGIQLLGTEIKSIREGKANINDAFCTFINNQLFVRNLHISEYSYGSFYNHEAKRDRVLLLTKKELKKLLTRGEEKGLTIVPLALFISERGFAKLEIGLAQGKKTFDKRETLKERDTKVEMDRAMKR from the coding sequence ATGACTACTCAGGATAAAATATATATAAAAAACAAGAAGGCTTATTTTGAATACCACATACTGGATAAGTATGTAGCCGGTATTCAATTACTGGGCACCGAAATAAAATCGATACGTGAGGGCAAGGCCAATATTAATGATGCTTTTTGCACTTTTATTAATAACCAGTTATTTGTACGCAACCTGCATATATCAGAATACTCCTATGGCTCGTTCTACAACCACGAAGCCAAACGCGATCGTGTACTGTTGCTTACCAAAAAAGAACTCAAAAAACTCCTGACCCGCGGCGAAGAAAAAGGCTTGACCATCGTACCCCTGGCCTTGTTCATCAGCGAGCGTGGTTTTGCCAAACTGGAAATTGGGCTAGCCCAAGGTAAAAAGACATTTGACAAACGCGAAACCCTAAAAGAGCGCGATACCAAAGTTGAAATGGACCGGGCGATGAAAAGGTAG
- a CDS encoding Nramp family divalent metal transporter: MTDTHNQSLGDVHSSVTTENKTGWRKIMAFLGPAYLVSVGYMDPGNWATDIAGGSAFGYKLIWILFASNLIALLLQSLSARLGIVRGLDLAQASKNAYPRFVNFWLYILAQIAIIACDLAEIIGMAIGLKLLFNLPLIWGVSLTITDTILMLYLMNKGMRKLEGFIISMIFIVGLSFLIEMFIVQPSVVEIAKGFVPGNLSGESLYIAIGIIGATVMPHNLYLHSSLVQTRQITRTDAGIKSAIKFNLFDTVIALNLAFLVNAAILILAATAFYKNGYFKVAEIQDAYKLLEHIFGKVAPVLFAVALIASGQSSTITGTLAGQIIMEGHINLRIEPWLRRLLTRVLAIVPAVFTIIYFGENGLGSLIILSQVVLSLQLGFAVIPLIHFTSDKKRMGKFAISFKVKVLAWACAILIVALNAKLVYEQLFDWIKEYPSSALWIYALVFPIVIGVAALLIYVFFRPMLYKHKDQPVYVPHGIASAITELDAITYKHVAITIDFSKNDNDCLRHAIMQGGKRASYTLIHVVETAGARYYGKQVMDSETQSDADNLDKYVTALENLGYKAQAQIGYGNPASAIAKIVNEEGVDFIVMGSHGHKALKDLIFGTTVNSVRHMVNVPVLVVKPSR, encoded by the coding sequence ATGACAGATACCCATAACCAATCATTAGGAGACGTACACAGTTCGGTTACTACCGAAAATAAAACAGGCTGGCGCAAAATAATGGCCTTCCTGGGCCCGGCCTACCTGGTTAGCGTGGGCTACATGGATCCGGGCAACTGGGCAACAGACATTGCCGGCGGTAGTGCCTTTGGTTATAAACTCATATGGATATTATTTGCCTCTAATCTGATCGCGCTCCTTTTACAATCACTTAGCGCACGATTGGGTATCGTTCGCGGGCTCGACCTGGCGCAGGCATCCAAAAACGCCTATCCCCGTTTTGTGAATTTCTGGCTGTACATACTGGCACAAATAGCTATTATAGCCTGTGATCTGGCCGAAATTATCGGTATGGCTATTGGCTTAAAACTACTATTTAACCTGCCGTTGATCTGGGGGGTATCACTTACCATAACCGATACCATACTTATGCTTTATTTAATGAACAAAGGCATGCGTAAGCTGGAAGGTTTTATTATATCCATGATATTTATTGTAGGGCTATCCTTTTTAATAGAGATGTTTATTGTACAGCCCAGCGTAGTTGAAATTGCCAAAGGCTTTGTCCCCGGTAATTTAAGCGGCGAATCACTATACATTGCTATTGGTATCATTGGCGCTACGGTGATGCCGCATAACTTATATCTACACTCCTCGCTGGTACAAACCCGGCAGATCACCCGTACCGACGCGGGTATTAAATCGGCTATTAAATTCAATTTGTTTGATACCGTTATCGCGCTTAACCTGGCCTTTTTGGTGAACGCGGCCATTCTGATACTGGCAGCTACTGCGTTTTATAAGAATGGTTATTTTAAAGTTGCTGAAATACAGGATGCCTATAAACTACTGGAACACATTTTTGGTAAAGTTGCTCCTGTGCTTTTTGCTGTGGCGTTAATCGCTTCAGGACAAAGTTCAACTATTACGGGTACACTTGCCGGGCAAATTATTATGGAAGGCCACATTAACCTGCGTATTGAACCCTGGCTGCGCCGATTACTTACCCGCGTGCTGGCTATTGTTCCGGCAGTATTTACCATCATTTATTTTGGCGAAAATGGGCTGGGTAGCCTGATTATACTAAGTCAGGTGGTATTGAGTTTGCAATTGGGCTTTGCGGTTATCCCGCTTATCCACTTTACATCTGATAAGAAACGGATGGGTAAATTTGCCATCAGCTTTAAGGTAAAAGTATTGGCCTGGGCCTGCGCAATTCTTATTGTTGCCTTGAACGCTAAACTGGTATACGAACAGCTATTCGACTGGATAAAAGAGTACCCATCTTCTGCTCTCTGGATATATGCCCTGGTTTTCCCTATTGTAATTGGTGTAGCAGCACTGCTGATCTATGTATTTTTCAGACCGATGCTGTACAAGCATAAAGATCAGCCGGTTTATGTACCCCACGGCATTGCCAGCGCCATTACCGAGCTTGATGCCATTACCTATAAACATGTGGCCATTACTATTGATTTTTCAAAAAATGATAACGATTGTTTACGCCATGCCATTATGCAGGGCGGTAAGCGGGCCAGTTACACCCTGATACACGTGGTGGAAACTGCCGGTGCCCGCTATTATGGCAAACAGGTTATGGATAGCGAAACCCAAAGCGATGCAGACAACCTGGATAAGTATGTTACCGCGCTGGAAAATCTGGGCTATAAAGCGCAGGCACAAATTGGTTACGGCAACCCGGCAAGTGCTATCGCCAAGATTGTGAATGAGGAAGGTGTTGATTTTATAGTGATGGGCTCACATGGCCATAAAGCGCTCAAAGACCTTATTTTTGGCACAACTGTAAACTCGGTGAGGCACATGGTGAATGTGCCGGTATTGGTGGTGAAGCCAAGCAGGTAA
- a CDS encoding metal-dependent transcriptional regulator produces the protein MNTLAEENYLKSIYHLSINAGNVSTNQIAASLNTKASSVTDMLKKLADKALINYTKYQGVNLTPSGEKIAVNIIRKHRLWEYFLVEKLKFKWDQVHDMAEEMEHISSAELIDRLDEFMDYPQHDPHGEPIPDCNGRFTTSELKPISALSINDCGTISGVRDHSSSFLQYLEKQQLTLGKKISIIEIVEFDHSMIIQMENKKQIHISREAANNLLIAL, from the coding sequence ATGAATACGTTAGCCGAGGAAAACTATTTAAAATCGATCTATCACCTGTCAATTAATGCTGGAAATGTGAGCACTAATCAAATTGCCGCGTCATTAAATACCAAGGCGTCGTCGGTTACGGATATGCTGAAAAAGCTGGCTGATAAGGCGCTCATCAACTATACCAAATATCAGGGTGTAAACCTTACTCCGTCTGGCGAAAAAATAGCGGTGAATATCATACGCAAACACCGCCTCTGGGAGTATTTCCTGGTAGAAAAGCTCAAGTTTAAATGGGACCAGGTACATGATATGGCCGAAGAAATGGAGCATATATCATCGGCAGAACTGATTGACCGCTTGGATGAATTTATGGATTACCCCCAACATGATCCGCACGGTGAACCCATACCCGATTGCAATGGCCGGTTTACTACCTCAGAGTTAAAGCCCATATCTGCATTGAGCATAAATGACTGCGGCACTATTTCCGGTGTGCGCGATCATAGTTCATCGTTTTTACAATATCTCGAAAAACAACAGCTTACACTCGGAAAAAAAATATCGATCATAGAGATCGTAGAATTTGATCATTCCATGATCATACAAATGGAAAACAAAAAACAAATACATATCAGCCGCGAAGCAGCCAATAATTTACTGATAGCTTTATGA
- a CDS encoding Lrp/AsnC family transcriptional regulator — translation MAAELDKIDLQILKILQENGRITNLQLSNEIGLSPAPTLERVRKLENAEYIKSYHALVDEEKLGLGIKTFIQISLDFHQKNTIQTFLDEIKHIKEVTECHHVTGQCDFLLKVYVRDIKSYEQLIMEKISRITVVKTFQTMMIMSTSKKEPIVPLEY, via the coding sequence ATGGCTGCGGAATTAGATAAAATAGATCTTCAAATACTTAAGATATTACAGGAAAACGGAAGAATAACCAACCTTCAACTTTCAAACGAGATAGGGCTTTCGCCAGCCCCAACCCTGGAGCGTGTACGCAAGCTGGAAAATGCCGAGTACATCAAGAGCTATCACGCCCTGGTTGATGAGGAAAAATTGGGCCTCGGTATCAAAACCTTTATACAGATATCGCTTGATTTTCATCAGAAAAATACCATTCAAACATTTCTGGATGAGATCAAACACATCAAAGAGGTAACAGAGTGCCACCACGTAACCGGACAGTGCGATTTTTTACTGAAGGTATACGTACGCGACATTAAATCATACGAACAATTGATCATGGAAAAGATAAGCCGCATCACAGTGGTAAAAACTTTCCAAACCATGATGATCATGTCGACCAGCAAAAAGGAACCTATCGTTCCGTTGGAATATTGA
- the ung gene encoding uracil-DNA glycosylase yields MANALDPSWMDVLKDEFGKDYMIKLKDFLQKEKAAGQVVYPKNSEIFNAFNTTHFDDVKVVILGQDPYHGAHQAHGLSFSVQKGIATPRSLINIYKELQTDIPGFKIPNHGNLEEWAKQGVLLLNATLTVRASSPGSHQKQGWEEFTDEVIKTISDKKEGIVFILWGAFAQSKAALIDEKKHFILKSPHPSPFSADRGFFGSKPFSKTNEILRREGKAEINWQIS; encoded by the coding sequence ATGGCAAATGCATTAGACCCCTCCTGGATGGATGTTTTGAAAGACGAGTTTGGGAAAGACTATATGATAAAATTAAAGGATTTTTTACAAAAAGAAAAAGCAGCAGGCCAGGTAGTTTACCCCAAAAACAGCGAGATATTTAACGCCTTTAACACCACCCATTTTGATGATGTAAAAGTGGTAATACTGGGGCAAGACCCATATCATGGTGCGCACCAGGCTCACGGGCTTTCGTTCTCGGTACAAAAGGGTATTGCCACGCCACGTTCGCTTATCAATATTTACAAGGAGTTGCAAACCGATATTCCCGGTTTTAAGATCCCTAATCACGGCAATCTGGAAGAATGGGCCAAGCAAGGTGTATTGTTATTAAATGCTACGTTAACGGTGAGGGCGAGCAGTCCGGGTTCGCATCAAAAACAGGGTTGGGAAGAGTTTACCGACGAGGTGATCAAAACCATATCCGACAAAAAAGAAGGCATTGTATTTATACTATGGGGAGCCTTCGCGCAATCAAAAGCGGCATTGATAGATGAAAAGAAACATTTTATCCTGAAATCGCCCCACCCCTCTCCTTTCTCGGCCGACCGTGGTTTCTTTGGCAGCAAACCATTTTCCAAAACCAATGAGATATTAAGAAGAGAAGGAAAAGCAGAGATCAACTGGCAGATAAGTTGA
- a CDS encoding DUF2892 domain-containing protein: MSNIVRLIIACVLFGAAVALCAFGFWGWGILVLFLGGIVLLSFFFNENMLISQFYLRKENSEKAEAWLMKITDYEKQLHKNQHGYYNLLIGLIESRKAPMKSEKYFKKALQLGMKMSHNTALAKLSLAGISMAKRNKREAQMYLSEATKDDKNKLLAEQIKMMKAQMAQMDKQQVVRGGYRQF; the protein is encoded by the coding sequence ATGTCAAATATTGTTAGGCTAATTATAGCCTGTGTACTGTTCGGTGCGGCGGTTGCGCTTTGTGCCTTCGGATTTTGGGGCTGGGGAATTTTAGTTTTATTTTTGGGTGGTATTGTGCTGTTGAGCTTCTTCTTTAACGAGAATATGCTTATATCTCAGTTCTATCTGCGTAAAGAAAATTCAGAAAAAGCCGAGGCCTGGTTAATGAAGATCACTGATTACGAAAAACAGCTGCATAAAAATCAGCATGGTTATTATAACTTACTCATAGGTTTAATCGAATCGCGCAAGGCGCCTATGAAATCAGAAAAATACTTTAAAAAAGCACTTCAGCTGGGTATGAAAATGTCGCATAATACAGCTTTGGCTAAATTGAGCCTGGCAGGTATTTCTATGGCTAAACGCAATAAGCGCGAAGCACAGATGTACCTCTCTGAAGCGACAAAAGATGATAAGAATAAATTACTGGCCGAACAGATCAAGATGATGAAAGCGCAAATGGCTCAGATGGATAAACAGCAGGTAGTAAGAGGCGGATATCGCCAGTTTTAA
- a CDS encoding class I SAM-dependent methyltransferase — protein sequence MKIQDPSFNYDKFGQHYSGQRQTEPEIAKYIHEALGDAKTILNIGAGAGSYEPEDRYVIAVEPSITMRTQRMRHHKVPAINATADALPFDEGAFDAATAFLTIHHWPDIARGLREIRRVTRGPIIIMTYDRDDLDVFWNADYFPEVVEVERQRYPDMQWLCDQLGNNCEIQKIPIPLHCVDGFQEAFYGRPEAFISKEVRAAMSAWGFIPAEQQEVMVNRLKNALASGEWDEKYGHLRKQPFFTGALRLIIAKP from the coding sequence ATGAAAATACAAGACCCTTCATTTAATTACGACAAATTCGGGCAACATTATTCTGGTCAGCGACAAACAGAGCCTGAAATAGCCAAATATATTCATGAAGCCCTGGGCGATGCCAAAACTATTCTGAATATCGGCGCAGGTGCAGGCTCCTATGAACCGGAGGATCGTTATGTGATTGCTGTAGAGCCCTCCATTACCATGCGTACACAGCGTATGCGCCATCATAAAGTTCCGGCAATTAATGCCACTGCCGATGCATTGCCCTTTGATGAGGGAGCATTTGATGCCGCTACTGCATTCCTCACCATACATCATTGGCCGGATATTGCGAGAGGCTTAAGAGAAATTAGAAGGGTAACCCGGGGCCCGATCATTATTATGACCTATGACCGCGATGATCTGGACGTGTTCTGGAACGCAGATTATTTTCCGGAGGTTGTAGAAGTAGAGCGGCAGCGCTATCCGGATATGCAATGGCTCTGCGATCAGTTAGGGAATAATTGTGAAATTCAGAAAATACCCATTCCCTTACATTGTGTTGATGGTTTTCAGGAAGCCTTTTATGGTCGGCCGGAAGCCTTTATATCTAAAGAGGTAAGAGCAGCCATGTCGGCCTGGGGGTTTATCCCGGCAGAACAACAGGAAGTTATGGTAAACAGATTGAAAAACGCACTCGCATCAGGTGAATGGGATGAAAAATACGGGCACTTACGCAAGCAACCATTTTTTACCGGTGCATTGCGTTTGATTATTGCCAAACCATAA
- a CDS encoding helix-turn-helix domain-containing protein — protein sequence MKHFKNLNELHQARGWPISENPLLSLITCVDVCPTTCGMAQNEYTTDFYIIAFKRVISGSLYYGRTKYDHKGGSMIYIKPGQVIELKNIRLEGSGFTIMFHRDFLNGEPLHQTIKKYSFFDYETNEALHISPREEEIMWELFRKIETEYNNNQDEYTKEIILGHIEAILKYSQRFYKRQFLNRTELTGKVISKFNKAIRQYFENGALQTSGLPTVTAIAAQLKMSPHYLSDLLRQETGRSAIDHIHSYLITEAKNLLIGADLTVAQIAYQLGFENPPYFSRLFRKETGISPIAYRKQH from the coding sequence ATGAAGCATTTTAAAAATTTAAACGAACTTCATCAAGCCAGGGGCTGGCCGATATCGGAAAACCCTTTACTTAGTCTGATCACCTGTGTTGACGTATGCCCAACTACATGCGGCATGGCTCAAAATGAATATACAACCGACTTTTATATCATCGCATTTAAGAGAGTTATATCCGGTAGTCTTTATTACGGCCGCACCAAATACGATCATAAAGGAGGATCCATGATTTATATTAAACCCGGGCAGGTTATTGAGCTAAAAAACATCAGACTGGAGGGCAGCGGATTTACAATCATGTTTCACCGCGATTTTCTGAATGGCGAGCCCCTGCATCAAACCATCAAAAAATATAGTTTTTTCGACTACGAAACCAATGAGGCACTCCATATTTCGCCGCGTGAGGAAGAAATTATGTGGGAACTGTTTCGAAAGATCGAGACTGAATATAATAATAACCAGGACGAGTATACCAAGGAGATCATTTTGGGTCATATTGAAGCTATCCTCAAATATTCGCAACGATTTTATAAACGCCAATTCCTGAACAGGACCGAGCTAACGGGTAAGGTAATTTCCAAATTTAATAAAGCCATCCGGCAGTATTTTGAGAATGGTGCATTACAAACCAGTGGCTTGCCAACAGTTACAGCTATTGCAGCCCAACTCAAGATGTCCCCCCATTATCTCAGCGACCTGCTGAGGCAGGAAACAGGCAGATCGGCAATCGATCATATCCACAGCTATCTGATCACAGAAGCAAAAAACCTGCTGATTGGTGCCGACCTTACCGTAGCACAGATTGCCTATCAACTTGGGTTTGAAAACCCTCCTTACTTTTCCAGACTTTTCAGAAAAGAAACAGGTATTAGCCCGATAGCTTATCGCAAACAGCACTAA
- a CDS encoding SDR family NAD(P)-dependent oxidoreductase gives MKSKVILITGASRGLGKIWAEAFLKRGDKVIATARNIDSLTELKAAYGEAILPLQLNVNDRGQCFAVVKQANEHFGGIDILINNAGYGLFGAIEETSEQEARDQFDTNVFGLLWMTQSIIPVMREQGHGHIIQISSLLGIVSGPVLGIYNASKWAIEALSESLAAEVKGFGINVSIIEPNAFGTDWSGDSAIKAKSIAHYDGIKETFYGYFKPEMIGYPEATVPAILKLADSEQPPLRLFLGKFTLPRVQQVYADRLAVWDSWKEVAIAAHGH, from the coding sequence ATGAAATCTAAAGTAATTTTAATAACAGGCGCGTCCAGGGGGCTTGGGAAAATATGGGCTGAAGCATTTTTAAAACGCGGTGATAAAGTAATTGCCACCGCCCGAAATATTGATTCATTAACAGAGCTCAAAGCAGCATATGGAGAAGCAATATTGCCCCTTCAATTAAATGTAAATGACCGCGGGCAATGTTTTGCTGTGGTTAAACAGGCTAATGAACATTTTGGAGGAATTGACATACTGATCAATAACGCCGGCTATGGTTTATTTGGCGCCATTGAAGAAACAAGCGAACAGGAAGCCAGGGATCAGTTTGATACAAATGTGTTTGGCTTGCTATGGATGACACAGTCCATTATCCCGGTTATGCGGGAACAGGGTCATGGACATATCATACAGATTTCCAGCTTGCTGGGTATTGTGTCCGGACCTGTTTTGGGCATTTACAATGCATCTAAATGGGCCATTGAAGCACTAAGTGAAAGCCTTGCTGCGGAAGTAAAAGGGTTTGGCATCAATGTAAGTATTATTGAACCCAATGCATTTGGTACCGACTGGAGCGGCGACTCGGCCATTAAGGCTAAATCTATCGCTCATTACGATGGTATTAAGGAAACATTTTACGGATATTTTAAACCCGAAATGATTGGTTATCCGGAAGCCACCGTACCGGCCATTTTAAAATTAGCAGATAGTGAACAGCCTCCTTTACGTCTGTTTTTAGGAAAGTTTACCTTACCTCGGGTACAACAGGTTTATGCCGACCGATTGGCAGTTTGGGATTCATGGAAAGAAGTTGCAATAGCGGCACATGGTCATTAA
- a CDS encoding amidohydrolase family protein, with product MRIVTLEEHISFPEMAAQIPKDALGGFGQSERMQQLIPKLADITGERLQSMDANGITMQVLSVDSSGANLLSSEEGPAFARQYNDLIAQRIAGFEHRFTVFAHLPMTAPIAAADELERAVTEYHFRGAMIRGLTQDKFLDQPEFAPIFERAEKLDVPIYLHPGLPPKGVADIYYSGLPTHSGMAEALACYGWGWHSETALHVLRLLYSGIFDQYPKLKLIIGHMGEMLPMMMVRSERAFKPGNGGANQRTLTDTFHQQVHITTSGFFTQPPLKIALDTFGIDNLMFSIDYPFSTNEMGIEFLNAIELPDQQVAKIAHGNADKLLKLKL from the coding sequence ATGCGAATAGTAACACTGGAAGAACATATCTCTTTCCCGGAAATGGCGGCTCAAATACCCAAAGACGCTTTGGGTGGTTTTGGCCAATCAGAACGGATGCAGCAGCTTATACCAAAACTGGCCGATATTACCGGTGAACGATTACAATCAATGGATGCCAATGGCATTACCATGCAGGTGCTCTCTGTAGATAGCTCGGGCGCCAATTTGTTAAGCTCAGAGGAAGGCCCAGCTTTTGCACGGCAGTACAATGACTTAATTGCTCAAAGAATAGCTGGTTTTGAGCATCGGTTTACGGTCTTTGCACACCTGCCTATGACAGCCCCTATAGCTGCGGCCGACGAATTGGAACGCGCGGTGACTGAATACCACTTTCGTGGCGCTATGATCAGGGGACTAACACAGGATAAGTTTTTAGACCAGCCTGAATTTGCACCCATATTTGAACGGGCCGAAAAGCTGGATGTACCCATTTATCTTCACCCAGGCCTGCCGCCAAAAGGGGTAGCAGATATTTACTATAGTGGTTTACCTACCCATTCGGGTATGGCCGAAGCATTGGCCTGTTACGGCTGGGGATGGCACTCAGAAACCGCCCTGCATGTTTTACGCCTGCTCTATTCCGGAATTTTCGATCAGTATCCCAAATTAAAACTCATCATTGGCCATATGGGCGAAATGTTACCGATGATGATGGTCAGGTCTGAGCGGGCATTTAAACCCGGTAATGGAGGTGCCAACCAGCGTACGCTTACCGATACTTTTCATCAGCAGGTTCATATTACCACCAGCGGTTTCTTTACACAGCCGCCGTTAAAAATTGCCCTGGATACTTTTGGCATTGATAATTTGATGTTTTCTATTGATTATCCCTTTAGCACCAACGAAATGGGTATTGAATTTTTAAACGCTATTGAGCTTCCGGATCAACAAGTGGCTAAAATAGCGCATGGTAACGCAGATAAACTGCTGAAATTAAAATTATAA
- a CDS encoding SDR family oxidoreductase → MKTVLITGANKGIGFETARQLAQFNYFVYLGSRDKKLGLEAIQKLNDLGINNVETIVIDVADINSVRQARQTLESKISSLDILINNAAIAGDQPQNFSECKLENLRAIFDVNFFGAIQTTQEFLPLLRKSSQPSIINVSSEVGSLAGHSSPNRNLGRDKFHAYGSSKTALNAFTIMLANELRDAGVVVNSVTPGHTATDLNQFQGTKTVEQGAVPIVKLATQAHTDITGKFFRDEGEVAW, encoded by the coding sequence ATGAAAACAGTATTAATCACCGGGGCCAACAAAGGAATCGGTTTTGAAACCGCCAGGCAACTGGCACAGTTTAACTACTTTGTATATTTAGGCAGCAGGGATAAAAAACTCGGACTGGAAGCTATACAAAAATTGAATGATCTGGGTATAAACAATGTGGAAACTATTGTAATTGACGTGGCAGATATTAACTCTGTACGCCAGGCCAGACAGACCCTGGAGAGTAAAATCAGCTCTTTAGATATTTTGATCAATAACGCTGCTATTGCCGGCGATCAGCCTCAAAATTTCTCTGAATGCAAACTGGAAAACCTGCGGGCAATATTTGACGTTAATTTTTTTGGCGCTATACAAACCACCCAGGAATTTCTGCCATTGCTGAGAAAGTCCAGCCAACCATCCATTATCAATGTTTCCAGCGAAGTTGGTTCGCTCGCCGGGCATAGCAGCCCAAATAGAAACCTGGGTCGGGATAAATTCCACGCTTATGGTTCTTCTAAAACAGCGTTAAACGCTTTTACCATCATGCTGGCCAATGAGCTTCGTGATGCCGGAGTTGTGGTTAACAGCGTTACCCCTGGCCATACAGCTACAGATCTTAACCAATTTCAGGGTACAAAAACGGTGGAACAAGGCGCAGTACCAATCGTAAAACTGGCTACACAAGCTCACACGGATATCACAGGAAAATTCTTCAGGGATGAGGGTGAAGTAGCCTGGTAA
- a CDS encoding DUF6965 family protein — translation MTDQELIDYFEKATLPQTLRIDRAITQFDVKDAVERNLAAVKTEDKGGHAKHRLVQIMNALENPYAGPEIPRY, via the coding sequence ATGACCGATCAGGAACTAATAGACTATTTTGAAAAAGCAACATTGCCCCAAACTCTCAGGATCGACAGGGCGATCACACAATTCGACGTTAAGGATGCCGTAGAAAGAAATTTAGCGGCAGTAAAAACTGAAGATAAAGGCGGACATGCCAAACACAGGCTTGTTCAAATCATGAATGCCCTCGAAAACCCTTATGCGGGTCCTGAAATACCTCGCTATTAA